One part of the Micrococcus sp. 2A genome encodes these proteins:
- a CDS encoding sugar transferase: MPDTNAAPPAPSGLSAGATVRRRVLGAPWEQGLPRLVLLVDVLAVVLATFLSAELRFGTAGLEPIPGLDAVNYGIISVVLSVLWVLTLGVEGARDIRILSVGAEEYKRVLRATLHLFGVVAIVAFAAGLEVARGYIALALPLGVLLLLIGRFVVRGWVARRRQAGAFRRRLLLVGGPRAVQHVFDALDSEAGAGYAPVAALLPGYKPRAAGWLPIPVRTDVEGVAEVVAQVEALEIDAVVITSGHPFVPSDVRQLGWELQERGVSLIMAPALLDVAGPRLHTQPLAGLPLIHLSTPRLAPGKAFTKRAFDLVAACLGLVVISPLLLAVAIAVKATDGGPVLFRQERIGLGGVPFTMLKFRSMVADAEEVKAQLESDSGEGNVLFKMKDDPRITKVGKVIRRTSIDELPQLVNVVKGDMSLVGPRPHLAHEVEQYEEHVHRRFLVQPGITGLWQVSGRSDLSWEDAVRLDLYYVENWSILGDMVILARTARAVVAAEGAY, from the coding sequence GTGCCTGATACCAACGCAGCGCCGCCTGCCCCCTCGGGGCTGTCGGCCGGCGCCACGGTCCGACGCCGCGTCCTCGGTGCCCCCTGGGAGCAGGGGCTGCCGCGACTCGTGCTCCTCGTGGACGTGCTGGCCGTGGTGCTGGCCACGTTCCTCTCCGCCGAACTGCGCTTCGGTACCGCCGGTCTCGAGCCGATCCCCGGCCTGGACGCCGTGAACTACGGGATCATCAGCGTGGTCCTGAGCGTCCTGTGGGTGCTCACGCTGGGGGTGGAGGGCGCCCGGGACATCCGCATCCTCAGCGTCGGCGCGGAGGAGTACAAACGGGTCCTGCGCGCCACGCTCCACCTCTTCGGCGTGGTGGCCATCGTGGCCTTCGCCGCGGGCCTCGAGGTGGCCCGCGGCTACATCGCCCTCGCCCTTCCCCTGGGCGTCCTGCTCCTGCTGATCGGCAGGTTCGTGGTGCGCGGCTGGGTGGCCCGCCGGCGCCAGGCGGGCGCGTTCCGCCGTCGCCTGCTGCTGGTGGGCGGCCCGCGGGCCGTCCAGCACGTGTTCGACGCGCTCGACTCGGAGGCCGGTGCCGGCTACGCGCCCGTGGCCGCGCTGCTGCCCGGCTACAAGCCGCGCGCGGCGGGATGGCTGCCCATTCCCGTCCGCACGGACGTGGAGGGCGTGGCCGAGGTGGTCGCCCAGGTGGAGGCCCTGGAGATCGACGCGGTGGTGATCACCTCGGGCCACCCCTTCGTGCCGAGCGACGTCCGGCAGCTGGGCTGGGAGCTGCAGGAGCGCGGGGTCTCCCTCATCATGGCCCCCGCCCTGCTGGACGTGGCCGGGCCCCGGCTGCACACGCAGCCGCTGGCCGGCCTGCCGCTGATCCACCTCTCCACCCCTCGCCTGGCGCCGGGCAAGGCATTCACCAAGCGGGCCTTCGACCTGGTCGCCGCGTGCCTGGGCCTCGTCGTCATCTCCCCGCTGCTGCTGGCCGTCGCCATCGCCGTGAAGGCGACCGACGGCGGCCCCGTCCTCTTCCGTCAGGAGCGCATCGGCCTGGGGGGCGTCCCGTTCACCATGCTCAAGTTCCGTTCCATGGTGGCGGACGCGGAGGAGGTCAAGGCGCAGCTGGAGTCCGACTCCGGCGAGGGCAACGTGCTGTTCAAGATGAAGGACGATCCGCGCATCACGAAGGTGGGCAAGGTCATCCGGCGCACGAGCATCGACGAGCTGCCCCAGCTGGTGAACGTGGTGAAGGGGGACATGTCCCTCGTGGGTCCCCGGCCGCACCTGGCGCACGAGGTGGAGCAGTACGAGGAGCACGTGCACCGCCGCTTCCTGGTGCAGCCCGGCATCACGGGCCTGTGGCAGGTCTCCGGGCGCTCGGACCTCTCGTGGGAGGACGCCGTGCGCCTGGACCTGTACTACGTGGAGAACTGGTCCATCCTGGGGGACATGGTGATCCTCGCCCGCACCGCCCGTGCGGTGGTGGCCGCCGAGGGCGCCTACTGA